From the genome of Solibacillus sp. FSL H8-0538:
GAGCCCGTACATGGCGTTGTACGATTTAATTATCCCAAAGGACAATATGCTTCGCCAAATTAATGAACTTGTGGATTTCTCATTTATTCTAGACGAACTAAAATCGAAATACTGTTTAGATAATGGCCGTAACGCGATTCCACCGATTCGTATGTTTAAATATTTACTATTAAAAGTGATTCATGATCTATCGGATGCCGACCTTGTCGAGCGTTCAAAATACGATATGTCCTTTAAATATTTTTTAGAGATGGCACCAGAAGATGATGTAATCGATTCAAGTTCACTGACAAAATTCCGTCGACTTCGTCTCCAAGATGTGAATTTAATAGATTTACTGATTCAGAAAACAGTTGAAATTGCCTTAGAAAAAGGGCTACTACTAAGTAAAATGGTCATCGTTGACGCTACCCATACAAAGGCTCGTTATAATCAAAAATCGCCAAAAGAATTTTTACAGGAAAAATCTAAAAATGTACGTAAAGCCGTGTATCAACTCGACGAAAACATGGTTGGAAAATTCCCTGAGAAGCCTACGTCAAATGAAGTCACAGAAGAATTAGATTACTGTCGTCAAGTAGTTGAAGTGGTGGAAACGCAATCAAAGGTTGCACAAATCCCGGCTGTGAAAGAAAAATTAAATGTTTTAAAAGAAGTGATTGATGATTATGAGAATCAGTTAAGCTATTCAAATGATCCCGATGCGCGGGTTGGACATAAGTCGGCTGACTCGGCTTTCTTTGGTTTCAAAACGCATATTGCGATGAGTGATGAACGAATTATTACGGCTGCGGTTGTGACAACAGGTGAAAAAAGTGATGGTCATTATCTTCAAGAACTAGTTGAAAAAAGTAAAGAGGCAGGTATGGAAATTGAAACGGTGATTGGTGACGCCGCTTATTCTGCGAAAGATAACTTACAATATGCTAAATCAAAAGAGCTCCAATTAATTTCAAAGTTAAATTCAGTCATTACAAACGGTAGCGGACAACGAAAAATCGAATTTGATTACAATAAAGATGCTGGTATGTTTGTCTGTCCAGCTGGGCATCTAGCTATTCGAAAGGCACTTTCTAAGAATAAAAATAAGAATAAAAATCCGAAAATGGCATTTTATTTTGATATTGAAAAATGTAAAGTCTGCCAGATGCGTGAGGGCTGTTATAAGGATGAGGCAAAAAGTAAAACCTATAATGTGACCATTAAATCAATTGAACATGAAGAACAAGCTGCTTTCCAAGAAACTGATGCATTTAAACAGCTTGCGAAAAACCGTTATAAAATAGAGGCGAAAAATAGTGAATTAAAAAATCCGCATGGCTATAAAACAGCCATATCAGCGGGTTTATTTGGCATGCAAATCCAAGGTGCCACAACGATATTTGCGGTGAATCTCAAACGAATATTGAAACTGCTAAATGAAAAAGTGTAAGTAATAGACAAAGAAATAAGGCACTTTCCGTTCGATTCGAACAGAAAGTGCCTTATTCTTATTTGAAAAACGAAACCATCATAAAAAACGTAAGTTTTTCAGTGCCCTCGGCGAAAGTGGTGGAGCGTTTACTTTCGCTTCGGGCTCGCAAGCAGCTGTCGCGTGCAAACGGGCGCGAATGCGCTTTTCTTAATGACCTATATTGTCTGGTTGTTTCCAAACAAACGTAATACCCACACCAATCACGAGCACAAAGGTTGCGAAATAGTACGGATAGTTCAAATCAATATCAAACAAAATTCCGCCTAAAATGGGTCCGAAAATATTTGCAAGACTCGTAAACATGGAGTTCATGCCTCCTACAAAGCCTTGTTCTCTCCCTGCAATTTTTGATAAATACGACGTAACGGCAGGGCGGAATAAATCAAAGCCGACAAATAACACAAATGTCGTCAGTAAAATCGCCAAATACGAATCAACTAGCGTCATCACAAACACAAATACTGCCGATAAAATTAAACTATAACGAATTATCGCAATTTCCCCGATACGTGTTGCGAGGCGGTCAAATAATAGCACCTGTGCCACCGCACCGACAATCGCACTACCTGTAATAACAATCGCAATATCTTTTGGTGTAAAGCTAAACTTGCGATCCACAAATAGGCTAAAGAATGATTCGAATGCAGCCAGACCAAAAGACGATACAAAAATTAATATAAACGCGATAAAATACATCGGTACAAAAATGCGGCGGAATCCAGACGCTTGCTGTTGGATACCGGATTCCTCTTCATTGCGCTCAGGTTCTTTTAGAAAAACAAGCGATAAAATAGCCGCTACCGTACCAAGAACGGCAGCAAAGAAAAATGGCACACGCGTACCCAACTCTGCTAAAAATCCGCCAATTCCAGGACCAATAATAAAGCCTGTACTAATGGCGGCAGACATAAAGCCAAGTGCTTTTGGACGAGTTGCCAACGTTGTTATATCGGCAATAAATGCTGTAACTGCAGGCATAATAAATGCGGCACTTATACCACCTAAAATTCGCGAAAGAAACAATATTTCGATTGTTTCTCCTAATCCGAATAATAACTCTGAAAAGCCGAAAATAAATAAGCCAATAACAATCATAATTTTACGGCCAAATTTATCAGTTGCCTTCCCTGCAAAGGGCGACAAAATTAATTGTGTAATTGCAAACGCTGCTGTTAAATAGCCAATAGTGGCACCACTAATTTGCAGCTCGTTCATAATGGTTGGTAAAACCGGTATAACAAGTCCAATCCCTAAAAATGCGATGAATAAATTTGTTAGTAAAATTGTTAAGGTGACCTTTTGTTCCTTTAAACCCATATAGTATTTCTCCTTAATCGAATCGTTTCATTTAAGTACTCAATACTAAAGTAAACCCTATAGCGACTATAGAGTCAACGTTTTAACTTTACATTCTATTTTTAGTAGGAAAAAGACACGAATCACCGCAAAATAGGGTGTTATGCTGTCCTTTTTTATGTGGATATGCTTACGTTGCACTTACCTATTCAATAAGAAAAGAAGGATGTCTCTTAACAAGACATCCTTCTTATAGAAGTTTTACCTTTAACTCTACAATAAATTCATCTGCCCGAGTTGGCGAAAAATTGGTTGGCATAAAGATTTCATAGACGATTGGGTGGACTGCTAATTTATTTTCTTCAATATAGTGATGCAACTTTTTGTATTGTTCGAAATACGGTTCCAATGAGAACATAAATGCTATGCAAATATAGCGCCCAGCAGGAACGACATCTTCTGCCATATCCACTGTTAAATTGATAATGGCACGATCTGTAATAAGCGGTGTAAATACATTTTCGTACAAAATGTCATCGATTGTTTCATAGGATTTCAGTTCAAACATACATCCGTATCGACTAATCATCGCACTACCTTGTTTTTCTAAAATTTTTTTAAGGGAGTTATAGTAAGTATTTGGAAGATGGCTAGGTGTTAAATTAGTTGTTGCGATTTTCAATATGTGCGTAGCTTCTTCCTCTTTTTCGTGTACTTCATTAAAAATGGTCATTTCAATTTGATCCTTCATTTGCTTCTTCGTTTTTAGAAGACTAAGTTGAATTTCAGTTAACCGGTGTAACCGTTCCTCGATGACCGCTTCATGCTGTTCTAGAAAGGTAAGGAGCTCG
Proteins encoded in this window:
- a CDS encoding MerR family transcriptional regulator; translated protein: MEKYYSIGEVAKLTNISIQTLRYYDQIELFKPSHVDPQTNYRYYKDSQLFYLDFIKSLKHLGTSLEEIKEAQRFTPSELLTFLEQHEAVIEERLHRLTEIQLSLLKTKKQMKDQIEMTIFNEVHEKEEEATHILKIATTNLTPSHLPNTYYNSLKKILEKQGSAMISRYGCMFELKSYETIDDILYENVFTPLITDRAIINLTVDMAEDVVPAGRYICIAFMFSLEPYFEQYKKLHHYIEENKLAVHPIVYEIFMPTNFSPTRADEFIVELKVKLL
- a CDS encoding IS1182 family transposase, with amino-acid sequence MISKQETFNLSPYMALYDLIIPKDNMLRQINELVDFSFILDELKSKYCLDNGRNAIPPIRMFKYLLLKVIHDLSDADLVERSKYDMSFKYFLEMAPEDDVIDSSSLTKFRRLRLQDVNLIDLLIQKTVEIALEKGLLLSKMVIVDATHTKARYNQKSPKEFLQEKSKNVRKAVYQLDENMVGKFPEKPTSNEVTEELDYCRQVVEVVETQSKVAQIPAVKEKLNVLKEVIDDYENQLSYSNDPDARVGHKSADSAFFGFKTHIAMSDERIITAAVVTTGEKSDGHYLQELVEKSKEAGMEIETVIGDAAYSAKDNLQYAKSKELQLISKLNSVITNGSGQRKIEFDYNKDAGMFVCPAGHLAIRKALSKNKNKNKNPKMAFYFDIEKCKVCQMREGCYKDEAKSKTYNVTIKSIEHEEQAAFQETDAFKQLAKNRYKIEAKNSELKNPHGYKTAISAGLFGMQIQGATTIFAVNLKRILKLLNEKV
- a CDS encoding MFS transporter; this translates as MGLKEQKVTLTILLTNLFIAFLGIGLVIPVLPTIMNELQISGATIGYLTAAFAITQLILSPFAGKATDKFGRKIMIVIGLFIFGFSELLFGLGETIEILFLSRILGGISAAFIMPAVTAFIADITTLATRPKALGFMSAAISTGFIIGPGIGGFLAELGTRVPFFFAAVLGTVAAILSLVFLKEPERNEEESGIQQQASGFRRIFVPMYFIAFILIFVSSFGLAAFESFFSLFVDRKFSFTPKDIAIVITGSAIVGAVAQVLLFDRLATRIGEIAIIRYSLILSAVFVFVMTLVDSYLAILLTTFVLFVGFDLFRPAVTSYLSKIAGREQGFVGGMNSMFTSLANIFGPILGGILFDIDLNYPYYFATFVLVIGVGITFVWKQPDNIGH